The Saprospiraceae bacterium genome includes a window with the following:
- a CDS encoding T9SS type A sorting domain-containing protein yields the protein MVELWAIDFNVKSYDNCTPEEDLLYTFDNVAPQVTDKVVFNRLINIDIPHYFDKTGGLLRFPADLTNAQQRTIVEKYLRGEENSAGNGVIQLWNPATRSSAKVWTDLNLEPDAPYTTVGVMMSVWDKKFNVDFCWTDLKLICNTCGTDPLNIIVSGKVSTESGQSMEQVKVSIDANYPEFPRTTWTDSNGQYQMVLPAYLNYGVSASKEGDYLNGVSTLDLVMIQRHILGIQKLNSAYKMIAADATNDNKVTAADITELRKLILGIIYELPNNESWRFPMSEQILDNENPWSFDEQIQLIDILEDKDNLNFTGIKVGDVNGSATVNIHNPTTESRSAKVVQFTALDREVKAGEVISVAIHGFDFTDVYGYQFTMKLNGASFIEVGSGAVEMTATNVGVLANDVVTMSYASREGVTVNNDESIFTIVLKAEKAGKLSEMITFGSHITKAEAYTGTDLLVSNVTLNMRTDAVLADAAELFQNEPNPFRSQTTVSYYLPEEASAVITVYDVTGRVITVRKADAVKGLNSEIFTKEQIGISGVLYYKLESGDFTATKKMIVIE from the coding sequence ATGGTAGAACTTTGGGCGATTGATTTCAACGTGAAGTCTTACGACAACTGCACACCTGAAGAAGATTTGTTGTACACATTTGATAATGTAGCACCACAGGTAACAGATAAAGTAGTATTCAACAGATTGATCAATATCGACATCCCTCATTATTTTGACAAAACGGGTGGATTATTGAGATTCCCTGCCGATTTAACAAATGCGCAACAAAGAACAATTGTTGAAAAATACCTGAGAGGTGAGGAAAATTCTGCGGGTAATGGTGTAATCCAGTTATGGAATCCTGCGACAAGAAGTTCAGCAAAAGTTTGGACTGACTTAAACCTTGAACCGGATGCTCCATACACTACCGTTGGGGTAATGATGAGTGTCTGGGATAAGAAATTTAATGTTGATTTCTGCTGGACAGATTTGAAATTAATCTGTAATACTTGTGGTACAGATCCACTAAACATAATAGTTTCAGGAAAAGTTTCGACTGAATCCGGTCAATCAATGGAACAGGTTAAAGTGTCAATAGATGCAAATTATCCGGAATTTCCTCGAACTACATGGACAGATTCAAATGGTCAATATCAAATGGTATTACCCGCATATCTTAATTATGGAGTGAGTGCAAGTAAAGAAGGAGATTATCTGAATGGTGTTTCCACTTTGGACTTAGTTATGATCCAGAGACACATTTTAGGAATTCAGAAGTTAAATAGTGCTTACAAAATGATTGCTGCAGACGCTACAAACGACAACAAAGTAACTGCTGCTGATATTACCGAGTTAAGAAAATTGATATTAGGCATCATCTATGAATTACCAAACAATGAGAGTTGGAGATTTCCAATGAGTGAACAGATTTTAGATAACGAAAATCCTTGGTCTTTTGATGAGCAGATTCAATTAATTGATATACTTGAAGATAAAGATAATCTCAACTTTACGGGTATCAAAGTTGGAGATGTGAACGGAAGTGCAACAGTAAATATACACAATCCAACTACAGAAAGTAGAAGTGCAAAAGTTGTTCAGTTTACAGCTTTAGACAGAGAAGTTAAGGCAGGAGAAGTCATATCAGTAGCAATTCACGGATTTGATTTTACGGATGTTTACGGATACCAATTTACGATGAAACTGAATGGTGCCAGCTTTATTGAAGTTGGATCAGGAGCAGTAGAGATGACAGCAACGAATGTTGGAGTTCTGGCAAATGATGTCGTGACTATGAGTTATGCATCGAGAGAAGGTGTTACAGTAAATAATGATGAAAGCATATTCACAATAGTATTGAAAGCCGAAAAAGCTGGAAAATTGAGTGAAATGATCACTTTTGGTTCTCATATTACAAAAGCAGAAGCTTATACCGGAACGGATTTATTAGTGAGCAATGTCACGTTGAACATGAGAACAGATGCGGTTTTAGCAGATGCAGCAGAATTGTTCCAAAATGAGCCAAACCCATTCAGAAGTCAGACGACAGTAAGTTATTATTTACCTGAAGAAGCAAGTGCAGTGATTACTGTATATGATGTAACAGGAAGAGTAATCACAGTAAGAAAGGCTGATGCCGTGAAAGGTTTGAACAGTGAAATATTCACAAAAGAGCAGATAGGAATATCAGGAGTACTGTACTACAAATTGGAAAGTGGTGACTTCACAGCAACGAAGAAGATGATTGTTATTGAGTGA
- a CDS encoding T9SS type A sorting domain-containing protein, which produces MKNKITLFYAFVLSLMTSSLLMSQTCTLTAPPNQTVSNTAGLCAANVTVGAPIIGTACSSTVTTQIFYDDFTTCAQGGWITSFTGAGGTTGVSSCATPGLFHFNCTAANFESNGPPGGAANGPNGLPSAGCYAVINDDDAGSGFLGTGTLTSPLAGQAVMAGSTYRLSFHWSFRASGAWNAEVFDGVSWVQVAGGTATAQGIVDVDVTAQMNTNFRVRFNHIDNGAWAWALAFDNVRVTRLTPSVAQVVNNFNNTNNASGTYPVGTTTVVWTVVGTNITASHTITVNDTQAPTITCPSNVTFTLPEGDCSIPYFFNIPVSDNCPTAPFNLNGPTGAPAPATGALGCSPNAENSIITRVNVGAVSAGSTITAVRFAQQSFGTTGSATINLFCAPFAPGTVPYAAGGFTPFATQVFNYTAAQDGTVRTINLTNPVVIPAGCGAVWIEIRTVPITFQSRVVGTVPGVGNNTWIVAPACAFNTPGTFQSIGFALESQMGLTIQPPVLAAVPYNPTNNPLLNVYASGANLPIGTHCFSYRATDAAGNNSPVCEWCTTVNPISPITNNLICNNHVNVSLDVNCNVRLNPDMFLEGSNYGCFDNYQIIVWPFGNQAAATPNLNGVNAALPCGTHTYEIVNQAGNRCWGTFKVEDKIAPVLSCECADGFILEPVTQLTGTLTASSPRAARPGTVGTPFGACFPTAAVTYPYQAFTINIPSAGSRTFSTVGVLPSGTNDSFLSLYINSYNPALPCQNLVLANDDNPFPLSSITYNFPGPGTYVLVLTTFSAAPALPSTWNINITGALVNSSVTCEVACYDVDAFMAQSLNGFVAASPASLPAAIQNRITWGPECCGPVTVTMTSHKFITDLCDGGTLLRKWIVTDASGNSSVCEQTFFVANIDLGQVFIPNTPVDLTCKDATDPASVASLTGDFRNAYPYILVGNTAVPVNNNICKIYCTYNDTEIGACGLHCHGNKKVIRTWTCLDWCTGDVGTAVQVIKAVDDEAPTAILKDTIVSTRPWDCTADFFVPNPWELHDDCDINPTWTVKGPVGVTIVPAVQVVNGVSGPHPLYKWRAVGAPKGVHDFKYTFVDCCGNERIIISKVTVEDKTPPTPVAKRDVVIGLVPGYDANGVQDGQAKLFAESIDNGSHDNCSGVRLEVRRPLGPACGNDGLVVNPQTGLRHNNNRTFSNRVNLPNYSPNDTDNGEFVKFCCEDLDAIVVDANGDGLIDELDRGFHEVILRVWDDGNMNGIIGDAGDNWNETWAFVKVESKVPPVITCPADATIHCDWAIETRTASTPVTGIDFTKTGLPTAYGVCSNPTITFQDQLQLNQCGIGIINRTFTIVEGGTTRQCVQRITVAASTSQQEWVVTPPSASVPEVGCDGPTEAQIKSNQPTWVNGPCDVIGVSHKVWEFEFEDGVCKKWVVEYKLVNWCDNEERGPYTKMFVYKDVVPPTFENCRDTMFAVDQNCELRGLTLTKRANDTGGCIDNGWIKWVVIVDLWADGTPDYEWSSFLPVGNDVNNAQTGNFAAIQDNNGNGIKDIYVAPTANGGVVSITIPEPIVGKMSNHKVTWKATDGCHNYVTCHEDFMVADKKPPTPVCVPLSTALMADPDGDGPARPMVELWAIDFNVKSYDNCTPEEDLLYTFDNVAPQVTDKVVFNRLINIDIPHYFDNTGGLLRFPADLTNGQQKAIVDKYLRGEENTTGNGVIQLWNPATRSSAKVWTDVVLEPGTNKGEAQVMMSVWDKKFNVDFCWTSLKVICTTCPGGTGSRIVSGTVGTETGQSVNQVNVAFDSNLPEYPRTYMTGSNGQFSMDLPTEFDYEVSASKGGDYLNGVSTLDLVLIQRHILGIQPLNSAYKMIAADATNDGKVTAADLTELRKLILGITNELPNNASWRFPISAQSMNVTNPWPFAEQISILQLADNMNNQNFVAVKVGDVNGSVTAGINNPALESRSAKAVQFTAVDRTVAAGEVVTVAISGSDFANVYGYQFTMNLKGASFVEVGSGAVEMTAANVGVLATDVVTMSYASREGVTVNNDETLFTVVLRAEKAGKLSEMITLGSNVTKAEAYAGADLQVSNVTLNMRTDATVADAAELFQNEPNPFRGQTTVSYYLPEAASTVITVYDVTGRVITVRKADSAKGMNSEVFTKEQIGVSGVLYYKLESGDFAATKKMIIIE; this is translated from the coding sequence ATGAAGAATAAAATAACACTATTCTACGCTTTTGTATTAAGTTTGATGACATCGAGTTTATTGATGTCTCAGACTTGTACACTTACCGCACCACCTAATCAGACTGTGTCAAATACGGCAGGATTATGTGCAGCAAATGTAACAGTGGGAGCGCCTATAATTGGTACAGCATGCTCAAGTACTGTTACAACACAAATATTTTATGATGACTTTACAACTTGTGCTCAAGGTGGTTGGATAACTAGCTTCACTGGTGCTGGTGGTACCACAGGTGTATCTTCATGTGCAACACCAGGTCTTTTCCACTTCAACTGTACTGCCGCTAATTTTGAGTCTAATGGCCCTCCGGGAGGAGCAGCAAATGGTCCAAATGGCTTACCTTCTGCTGGTTGTTACGCAGTTATTAATGATGATGACGCAGGATCAGGATTTTTAGGAACCGGAACACTTACTTCACCATTGGCTGGTCAAGCTGTGATGGCAGGAAGTACTTACAGACTTTCATTTCACTGGTCTTTCAGAGCATCAGGTGCATGGAATGCTGAAGTATTCGATGGTGTTTCATGGGTGCAGGTTGCAGGTGGTACTGCCACTGCACAGGGTATTGTGGATGTAGATGTTACTGCACAAATGAATACTAACTTTAGAGTGAGATTCAACCATATTGATAATGGTGCTTGGGCTTGGGCATTAGCTTTTGATAATGTTAGAGTTACACGTTTGACTCCATCAGTTGCTCAAGTGGTAAACAACTTCAACAATACCAACAATGCTTCAGGAACTTATCCTGTAGGAACTACAACGGTAGTATGGACAGTAGTTGGAACCAATATCACTGCTTCTCATACAATTACTGTTAATGATACACAGGCACCAACTATTACTTGTCCTTCAAATGTAACATTTACATTACCTGAAGGAGATTGTAGTATTCCATACTTCTTTAATATTCCGGTTTCGGACAACTGCCCCACAGCCCCGTTCAATCTGAATGGACCAACAGGCGCACCAGCACCTGCTACCGGAGCTTTAGGATGTAGCCCAAATGCTGAAAACAGCATTATAACAAGGGTTAACGTAGGAGCAGTTTCAGCGGGTAGTACAATTACTGCCGTGAGATTCGCCCAGCAATCATTTGGTACAACAGGATCTGCAACAATCAACTTATTCTGTGCTCCATTTGCACCGGGTACAGTTCCTTACGCAGCTGGTGGATTTACTCCATTTGCTACACAGGTATTTAACTATACCGCAGCGCAGGATGGAACTGTAAGAACTATAAACCTAACAAATCCTGTGGTTATTCCTGCAGGATGTGGAGCGGTCTGGATTGAGATCAGAACTGTTCCGATTACATTCCAAAGTAGAGTAGTCGGTACAGTGCCAGGAGTAGGTAACAATACCTGGATCGTGGCACCTGCGTGTGCATTTAATACTCCTGGAACTTTCCAGAGTATTGGATTCGCTTTGGAATCTCAGATGGGTTTAACAATTCAACCTCCTGTTTTAGCGGCTGTTCCTTACAACCCTACCAATAATCCATTATTAAACGTTTACGCTTCAGGTGCGAATTTACCAATTGGTACACATTGTTTTAGCTACAGAGCTACAGATGCTGCCGGTAATAATTCACCTGTGTGTGAGTGGTGTACAACAGTTAATCCCATTTCACCCATTACAAATAATCTGATTTGTAATAATCATGTAAATGTGTCTTTGGATGTTAACTGTAATGTGAGACTTAATCCGGATATGTTCCTTGAAGGCAGTAATTACGGATGTTTTGATAATTATCAGATTATTGTTTGGCCGTTTGGTAATCAGGCTGCAGCTACACCAAATTTGAACGGAGTGAACGCAGCACTACCTTGCGGAACTCATACATACGAAATAGTCAATCAGGCTGGAAACAGATGTTGGGGTACGTTCAAGGTGGAAGATAAAATTGCTCCTGTTTTGAGTTGTGAATGTGCTGATGGTTTTATCCTGGAGCCTGTAACTCAATTAACTGGAACATTAACTGCGTCAAGCCCTAGAGCTGCCAGACCAGGAACAGTTGGAACACCGTTCGGAGCTTGCTTCCCTACGGCAGCTGTTACTTATCCTTATCAGGCATTTACTATTAATATTCCTTCAGCAGGAAGTAGAACGTTTTCTACAGTTGGAGTACTACCAAGTGGAACAAATGATAGCTTTTTATCTTTGTATATCAATAGTTATAATCCAGCATTACCTTGTCAGAATCTTGTTTTGGCAAACGATGATAATCCATTCCCATTGTCATCTATAACATATAATTTCCCGGGTCCGGGTACTTATGTTTTAGTTTTGACAACATTCAGTGCAGCACCTGCTTTACCGAGTACATGGAATATAAACATTACCGGTGCGCTTGTTAATTCTTCTGTAACTTGTGAAGTAGCTTGTTACGATGTTGATGCATTTATGGCTCAAAGTCTGAATGGCTTCGTAGCTGCAAGTCCGGCTTCACTGCCTGCGGCAATCCAAAACAGAATTACATGGGGACCTGAATGTTGTGGACCTGTGACTGTTACAATGACCAGCCATAAATTTATAACTGACTTATGTGATGGCGGTACTTTACTTAGAAAATGGATTGTTACTGATGCAAGTGGAAACTCATCAGTTTGCGAACAAACTTTCTTTGTTGCAAATATTGACTTAGGACAAGTATTTATTCCGAATACACCGGTAGATCTTACTTGTAAAGATGCAACTGATCCTGCAAGTGTAGCTTCTTTGACAGGAGATTTCAGAAATGCATATCCTTATATCCTTGTTGGAAATACCGCAGTTCCTGTAAATAACAATATTTGTAAAATTTACTGTACTTACAATGACACTGAGATCGGAGCATGTGGATTACATTGCCATGGTAATAAAAAAGTTATCAGAACATGGACTTGCCTTGACTGGTGTACAGGTGATGTAGGCACTGCGGTTCAGGTAATCAAAGCAGTAGACGACGAGGCACCGACAGCTATTTTAAAAGATACAATTGTAAGCACAAGACCATGGGATTGTACAGCGGACTTCTTTGTACCAAACCCTTGGGAACTGCATGATGATTGTGATATCAATCCTACCTGGACAGTAAAAGGACCTGTTGGCGTTACGATAGTACCTGCTGTACAGGTGGTGAACGGAGTATCCGGTCCACACCCATTGTACAAGTGGAGAGCAGTAGGAGCACCAAAAGGAGTACATGATTTTAAATATACATTTGTTGACTGTTGTGGAAATGAGAGAATCATTATCAGTAAAGTAACAGTAGAAGACAAAACACCACCAACGCCGGTAGCGAAGAGAGATGTAGTGATCGGATTAGTACCGGGATATGATGCAAATGGCGTACAGGATGGACAAGCAAAATTATTTGCAGAGAGTATTGATAATGGATCACATGACAACTGCTCAGGCGTGAGATTGGAAGTTAGAAGACCATTAGGACCTGCCTGTGGCAATGACGGATTAGTTGTTAACCCACAGACAGGATTGAGACACAACAATAACAGAACCTTCAGCAACAGAGTAAATTTACCAAACTATAGTCCGAATGATACGGACAACGGAGAGTTTGTAAAATTCTGTTGTGAGGATTTAGATGCAATCGTAGTAGATGCAAACGGAGATGGTTTAATAGATGAACTTGACCGTGGCTTCCACGAAGTGATTTTAAGAGTATGGGATGATGGAAACATGAACGGAATCATTGGTGATGCGGGTGACAACTGGAATGAAACATGGGCATTTGTGAAGGTAGAAAGTAAAGTACCACCGGTAATTACTTGTCCTGCTGATGCGACTATCCATTGTGATTGGGCAATCGAAACCAGAACGGCTTCTACACCAGTAACAGGAATAGATTTCACGAAGACAGGATTACCCACAGCTTATGGAGTATGTAGCAATCCTACCATTACCTTCCAGGATCAATTGCAATTGAATCAGTGTGGTATCGGTATCATCAACAGAACATTTACAATAGTAGAAGGCGGTACTACAAGACAATGTGTACAGAGAATCACAGTAGCAGCGAGTACAAGTCAGCAAGAGTGGGTAGTGACTCCACCATCTGCAAGTGTGCCGGAAGTTGGTTGTGATGGACCTACAGAAGCACAGATCAAATCCAACCAACCTACATGGGTGAACGGACCTTGTGATGTGATTGGAGTGAGTCATAAAGTATGGGAATTTGAATTCGAAGACGGAGTATGTAAGAAGTGGGTAGTAGAATACAAATTGGTCAACTGGTGTGATAATGAAGAGAGAGGACCATATACAAAAATGTTTGTTTACAAAGACGTAGTACCACCGACATTTGAGAATTGCAGAGATACCATGTTTGCAGTAGATCAGAATTGTGAGTTGAGAGGATTGACATTGACGAAGAGAGCAAATGACACAGGTGGATGTATAGACAACGGATGGATCAAGTGGGTAGTAATCGTTGACCTATGGGCAGACGGAACACCTGACTATGAGTGGAGTAGCTTCTTACCGGTAGGAAATGATGTGAACAATGCTCAGACAGGAAACTTTGCAGCCATTCAGGATAACAATGGTAACGGAATCAAAGATATCTATGTAGCACCTACGGCAAACGGAGGAGTAGTGAGTATCACTATACCAGAGCCGATTGTAGGAAAGATGAGCAATCACAAAGTAACGTGGAAGGCAACAGACGGCTGTCATAATTATGTTACCTGTCATGAAGACTTCATGGTAGCAGACAAGAAGCCACCAACACCGGTATGTGTTCCATTGAGTACAGCCTTGATGGCAGATCCTGATGGAGATGGTCCGGCCAGACCAATGGTAGAACTTTGGGCGATTGATTTCAACGTGAAGTCTTACGACAACTGCACACCTGAAGAAGATTTGTTGTACACATTTGATAATGTAGCACCACAGGTAACAGATAAGGTAGTATTCAACAGATTGATCAATATCGACATCCCGCATTATTTTGACAACACAGGAGGATTATTGAGATTTCCAGCTGATCTTACAAATGGACAACAAAAAGCGATCGTAGACAAATATCTGAGAGGAGAAGAGAATACGACCGGAAATGGAGTGATCCAATTGTGGAATCCTGCGACAAGAAGTTCAGCGAAAGTATGGACAGACGTAGTGTTAGAGCCGGGAACAAACAAAGGAGAAGCACAAGTGATGATGAGTGTGTGGGATAAGAAATTCAATGTTGACTTCTGCTGGACAAGTTTGAAAGTTATTTGTACTACATGTCCTGGTGGAACTGGTTCAAGAATCGTATCAGGAACAGTAGGAACTGAAACAGGACAATCAGTAAATCAGGTGAATGTAGCATTTGACTCAAATCTTCCTGAATACCCAAGGACTTATATGACAGGGTCAAATGGTCAGTTCTCAATGGACTTACCTACAGAATTTGATTATGAAGTAAGTGCAAGTAAAGGAGGAGATTACCTGAATGGTGTATCTACACTTGACTTAGTATTGATTCAGAGACACATTTTAGGAATCCAGCCTTTGAATAGTGCTTATAAGATGATAGCAGCAGATGCTACGAATGATGGAAAAGTAACAGCAGCTGACTTAACGGAGCTTAGAAAACTGATCTTAGGTATTACCAATGAATTGCCAAACAATGCAAGCTGGAGATTCCCGATTAGTGCACAATCAATGAATGTAACTAATCCTTGGCCATTTGCTGAGCAAATCAGTATATTACAGTTAGCAGACAATATGAACAACCAAAACTTCGTAGCAGTTAAAGTAGGTGATGTGAATGGTAGTGTAACAGCTGGCATCAATAATCCTGCTTTAGAAAGCAGAAGTGCAAAAGCAGTTCAGTTTACAGCAGTGGACAGAACAGTTGCAGCAGGAGAAGTTGTTACAGTAGCGATTAGCGGAAGTGATTTTGCAAATGTATATGGATACCAGTTTACAATGAATCTGAAAGGCGCAAGCTTTGTAGAAGTTGGATCAGGAGCAGTAGAAATGACAGCAGCGAATGTTGGAGTTCTTGCGACAGATGTAGTGACTATGAGTTATGCATCGAGAGAAGGAGTTACTGTAAACAATGATGAGACATTATTCACAGTAGTATTGAGAGCTGAAAAAGCAGGAAAACTGAGTGAAATGATCACATTGGGATCCAATGTAACAAAAGCAGAAGCATATGCAGGCGCAGACCTTCAGGTGAGCAATGTAACGTTGAACATGAGAACAGACGCGACTGTAGCAGATGCAGCAGAATTGTTCCAGAACGAGCCAAACCCATTCAGAGGACAGACGACTGTAAGTTACTACTTACCGGAAGCAGCAAGTACAGTAATCACTGTATATGATGTAACAGGAAGAGTAATCACAGTAAGAAAAGCGGATTCTGCCAAAGGTATGAACAGTGAAGTATTCACTAAAGAGCAGATTGGAGTATCAGGAGTCCTGTACTACAAACTCGAAAGTGGTGACTTCGCAGCTACTAAGAAGATGATAATTATTGAGTAA